CAGGTCACCGGCAAGGTGCACCACGGCCACCCGATCAAGCTCAACGCGGCGTACGCGGAGGGCGGCCCGCAGCTCACCGTGCGCACGGTCGAGAACATGACCCACGTGAAGATCGACCACTACCTGGAGGTCGACTTCACCAGCTTCATGAAGACCGTCGACGTCCTCGGCGGGGTGAAGATCTGCACGGCGGCGCCCCTGAGGGACACGTACACCGGTCTGAACCTCGCCCCGGGCTCCTACACCCTGAAGGGCGGCGAGGCCCTGCAGTACGTCCGCTCACGGCACGCGGACGCCTCCTCCGACCTGGGCAGGATGAAGCGCCAGCAGCGCTTCCTGGCGGCCCTGGTGGACCGTACGACGTCCTCCGGGATCCTGCTGAACCCGCTGAAGTTCCGGGACGTGACGCGGGCGGTGCTCGGGTCGGTGCGGGCGGACCGCGGCTTCGGCACGGACGAGCTGCTGGACCTCGGGCGCGCCATGCGCACCTTCTCCCCTTCGTCCTCCGAGTTCACGACGGTCCCGATCGGGCGGATGGGATTCCTGGTCAAGGGCATCGGCTCGACGCTGAAGTGGGACCCGGTGAAGTCGCAGCGCCTCTTCCAGTCCCTGCGCGACGACAAGCCCCTGGCCACCGCCCCGCGCCCGCGCACCGAGGCCGTGCGGGTGGACGTGGCCCCGCAGCAGATCCTGGTCCAGGTCGAGAACGGCACGACGACGCCGGGACTGGGCGGGCGGGTCGACTCGGCGCTGGCGGCGACGGGCTTCCGTACGACCCGGCGCCCGGTCGACTCGGCCGACCACGCCGTACGACGTACGGTCATCGCCTACGACCCCCGCTGGGACCGCTCCGCGAAGTCCCTGGCCGCCGCGCTGCCCGGCGCGGAACTGCGGGCCGCGCCCGGGCTCGGCCCGACGCTGAAGGTGATCGCGGGGGCGGACTTCCGCGAGGTGCGCAAGGTGCGGGCGGCAGCTGTCGATCAGGGGGAGTCCGGGGTGGTGCGGGGAGACGAGGTGGGCTGCGCGTAGCAGCCCTGGCCTCCCTGGCATCCCTGGCCTCCCCTAGGTGAACAGCGGTTCCAGCGCCTGTGCCAGGTCGGTGGGTTCGCGGTAGTGGACGGCGCGCATGCCGAGTGCGGCGGCGGCCTCGACGTTCTCCTCGGAGTCGTCCACGAACAGACACCGCTCCGGTCGTACGCCGGCCCGGACCGCCGCGAGTTCCAGGATCCGCGGGTCGGGCTTGGCGAGGCCTACGCGGGCGCTGCTGACGACCTCGTCGGCGAGGTCGGTCAGGCCCATCGCCGCCAGGTCGGACTCCAGGCCCGTCGTCGCGTTGCTGACGAGCACCAGCGGCACCCGGGTGCGGGCCCTGCGCAGCAGCCCCACCACCGTGTCGTCGGCGCGGAAGGGCGACTCCAGCAGGGCGGTGCCCAGCGACCAGGCCGTGTCCTCGTCCTCCACCAGACCGGCCAGCCCCTGGGCGATGGCGGCGACCCACTCCTGCTCGGTGATGTGCCCGAGCAGCAGCGGCTCGGCCGCCTCGGGGGCGAACGCCACCTTCTTGGTGGTGCCCTCCGCCAGCCCGGCCGCGCGCTCCAGCGCCTCCAGGTGGGCGGAGTCGAAGTGACGCACCACGTTGTCGATGTCGCAGAGCACCGCGTCGAAGGGCGGTCCGCCGTCCGCTCTGCCGCCCGCTCTGTCGCCCGCGCCGTCAGTCACTCGACACCGTGACCTTCTCGTCGTTGTTCAGCTCGTTCACCAGCTGCTTCACCTTCGTCTTGTCCCAGACGAGGTTGCCGCCGGAGGAGCCGGAGATCGGCATGTTCATGGACACGCCGTCGCCGCTGTTGACGCCCTTCATCGCGAAGAACATCGACGCCAGGTCGTACAGGCCCATGTCCTTGTCGACGATCAGGGAGTCCAGGCCCGAGCCCAGGGTCGGGTAGAGCTTGAAGGGGTTGAGGAGCGTCGAGGGGGTCGCCACCTGGTGGGCGAGGGCCGCGAGGAACTTCTGCTGGTTCTTGGTGCGCTGGAGGTCGGAGGCGGCGAAGGCGTGGCGGGTGCGGACGAAGGCCAGGGCCTCCTCGCCGTTCAGGGTCTGCTTGCCGGCCTTGAAGTCGGCGCCCGAGTAGCTGTCCTTGAACGCCTTGTCGATGGTGATCTCGACGCCGCCCACCGAGTCCACGATCTTGGCGAAGCCGGCGAAGCCGATCTCGACGTAGTGGTCGATGCGCAGGTTGGTGTTGAACTCGACGGTGCGCACGAGGAGTTCGGGGCCGTCCTCGGCGTAGGCGGCGTTCAGCTTCACATGCCGGCCCGTGCCCTTGTACGTCTTGCCGGACTCGGAGCCGACGAAGGTCGGGATCTCCACGTCGGAGTCGCGGGGCAGCGAGATGAGCGTGTCGCCGTCGGAGCCGACGTGCAGGATCATCATCGAGTCGGTGCGCTTGCCCTCGGCGGAACCGGTGTGCAGCTCCTTCTTCTCCGCCGCGGACAGGCCCTCACGGCTGTCGGAGCCGACGATCAGGTAGTTCGTGCCGTCGCCCGCCTCGGGCCGGTCGATGACCTTCGAGAGGTCGACCTCGCGGCGCAGCTTGGAGTCGGCCCAGAAGTACGTGCTCACCGAGGTCACGACCAGCACGGTCACGACGGTGATCGCGGTCCACTTGATCCGGCGGCGCCAGTTCGGCGCGGGGCGCGGGCCACTGGCGCCGACGTCACCCGGGCCGCCCGGTCCCGCGGGGCCGCCGGGCGCGCCGTAGACCTGGCCCGAGCTGTAGCCGCTGTCGTAGCCGGCCTGCCGGGCGTTCGTGTAGTCGCCCTCGCCGTTGCCGTATCCCTGGCCGTCGACGTACGAGGGCTGCGGCGGGACGCCGGGGCCCGAGCCGTACGGCGGGGCGGTCGGGCCGCGGCGGGTCTGCCGCATGACACGCGCGCTGTCCGGCTCCGCGCCGGCGCTGCCGTACCCGCTGCCGTACCGGTTGCGGTTGCCGTTGCGGTTGCCGCGGTCGTCGTCCGACCATCCCTCGGGCCAATCGTTCATGCGCCTTAGTGTGCAGGGCAGCACTGTGTGCCGTACAAGGGTCGTCGGAGAATCAGGGCCCCGCTGTTGCCAAGCTGACACAAAGTCCCGAGTTGTCCCCCTCGGCATAAGGTGGAGGACATGACAGACCAGGTCACCGCAGCGGACTCGGGCAGCACTCCAGACATTCAGGACCTTCCCGATATCCCGGGCAAGCCCACGTCCGCGTCCCGCACCACCCT
This window of the Streptomyces sp. NBC_01275 genome carries:
- a CDS encoding HAD family hydrolase → MTDGAGDRAGGRADGGPPFDAVLCDIDNVVRHFDSAHLEALERAAGLAEGTTKKVAFAPEAAEPLLLGHITEQEWVAAIAQGLAGLVEDEDTAWSLGTALLESPFRADDTVVGLLRRARTRVPLVLVSNATTGLESDLAAMGLTDLADEVVSSARVGLAKPDPRILELAAVRAGVRPERCLFVDDSEENVEAAAALGMRAVHYREPTDLAQALEPLFT
- a CDS encoding LCP family protein; translation: MRAATTLSVVVLASAGIGHSVISSLDADIARVDPFKDMKNRPRAGHGMNVLLVGTDGRDRITQDERRRYRLGGAPCYCTDTIMIVHISEDRERASVVSLPRDSYADTPPHTDQVTGKVHHGHPIKLNAAYAEGGPQLTVRTVENMTHVKIDHYLEVDFTSFMKTVDVLGGVKICTAAPLRDTYTGLNLAPGSYTLKGGEALQYVRSRHADASSDLGRMKRQQRFLAALVDRTTSSGILLNPLKFRDVTRAVLGSVRADRGFGTDELLDLGRAMRTFSPSSSEFTTVPIGRMGFLVKGIGSTLKWDPVKSQRLFQSLRDDKPLATAPRPRTEAVRVDVAPQQILVQVENGTTTPGLGGRVDSALAATGFRTTRRPVDSADHAVRRTVIAYDPRWDRSAKSLAAALPGAELRAAPGLGPTLKVIAGADFREVRKVRAAAVDQGESGVVRGDEVGCA
- a CDS encoding LCP family protein gives rise to the protein MNDWPEGWSDDDRGNRNGNRNRYGSGYGSAGAEPDSARVMRQTRRGPTAPPYGSGPGVPPQPSYVDGQGYGNGEGDYTNARQAGYDSGYSSGQVYGAPGGPAGPGGPGDVGASGPRPAPNWRRRIKWTAITVVTVLVVTSVSTYFWADSKLRREVDLSKVIDRPEAGDGTNYLIVGSDSREGLSAAEKKELHTGSAEGKRTDSMMILHVGSDGDTLISLPRDSDVEIPTFVGSESGKTYKGTGRHVKLNAAYAEDGPELLVRTVEFNTNLRIDHYVEIGFAGFAKIVDSVGGVEITIDKAFKDSYSGADFKAGKQTLNGEEALAFVRTRHAFAASDLQRTKNQQKFLAALAHQVATPSTLLNPFKLYPTLGSGLDSLIVDKDMGLYDLASMFFAMKGVNSGDGVSMNMPISGSSGGNLVWDKTKVKQLVNELNNDEKVTVSSD